A window of the Citrus sinensis cultivar Valencia sweet orange chromosome 9, DVS_A1.0, whole genome shotgun sequence genome harbors these coding sequences:
- the LOC102620430 gene encoding (E)-beta-farnesene synthase, with product MKDMSIPLLAAVSSSTEETVRPIADFHPTLWGNHFLKSTADVETIDAATQEQHAALKQEVRRMITTTANKLAQKLHMIDAAQRLGVAYHFEKEIEDELGKVSHDLDSDDLYVVSLRFRLFRQQGVKISCDVFEKFKDDEGKFKESLINDIRGMSSLYEAAYLAIRGEDILDEAIVFTTTHLKSVISVSDHSHVNSDLAEQIRHSLQIPLRKAAARLEARYFLDIYSRDDLHDETLLKFAKLDFNILQAAHKKEASIMTRWWNDLGFPKKVPYARDRVVETYIWMLLGVSYEPNLAFGRIFASKVVCIISIIDDTFDAYGTFEELTLFTEAVTRWDIGLIDTLPEYMKFIFKALLDIYREAEEELAKEGRSYGIPYAKQMMQELIILYFTQAKWLYKGYVPSFDEYKSVALRSIGLRTLGVASFVDLGDFIATKDNFEGILKNAKSVKATETIIRLMDDIAVYKFGQKRGHNPTAVECYKNQHGVSEEEAVKELLLEVADSWKDINEELLNPTTVPLPMLQRILYFARSGHFIYDDGHDRYTL from the exons ATGAAAGATATGTCTATTCCACTTCTAGCAGCAGTTTCCAGTTCAACTGAAGAAACTGTTCGTCCCATTGCAGATTTTCATCCTACTTTATGGGGAAACCATTTCCTGAAATCCACTGCCGATGTCgag ACAATTGACGCTGCAACTCAAGAACAGCACGCAGCACTGAAGCAAGAGGTCAGGAGGATGATAACCACTACTGCCAATAAGCTTGCCCAAAAACTACACATGATTGATGCAGCACAACGATTAGGTGTCGCTtatcattttgaaaaagaGATTGAAGATGAATTGGGAAAGGTATCTCATGATCTTGACAGTGATGATCTATACGTTGTTTCTCTTCGTTTTCGACTTTTTAGACAGCAAGGAGTTAAGATTTCATGTG ATGTGTTTGAGAAGTTCAAAGATGACGAAGGTAAATTCAAGGAATCATTGATCAACGATATACGAGGCATGTCGAGTTTGTACGAGGCAGCATACCTAGCAATTCGGGGGGAAGACATTTTAGATGAAGCCATTGTTTTCACTACCACTCACCTTAAGTCAGTAATATCTGTATCTGATCATTCTCATGTAAACTCTGATCTTGCTGAACAAATACGTCATTCTCTGCAAATTCCTCTCCGTAAAGCCGCAGCAAGGTTAGAGGCAAGGTATTTTTTGGATATCTATTCAAGGGATGATTTGCATGATGAAACTTTGCTCAAGTTTGCAAAGTTAGACTTTAATATATTACAAGCAGCACACAAGAAGGAAGCAAGTATCATGACCAG gTGGTGGAACGATTTAGGCTTCCCTAAAAAGGTGCCTTATGCAAGAGATAGAGTAGTAGAGACATATATTTGGATGTTGCTGGGAGTGTCCTATGAGCCCAATTTGGCATTTGGTAGAATTTTTGCATCCAAAGTGGTGTGCATAATATCCATAATAGACGACACATTTGATGCTTACGGTACTTTTGAAGAGCTCACACTTTTTACTGAAGCAGTCACAAG ATGGGACATTGGCCTCATAGATACACTGCCAGAAtacatgaaatttattttcaaggcACTCTTAGATATTTATAGAGAAGCTGAGGAAGAATTGGCAAAGGAAGGAAGATCGTACGGCATACCATATGCAAAACAGATG ATGcaagaattaattatattatacttTACTCAAGCCAAGTGGTTATATAAAGGTTATGTTCCAAGCTTCGATGAATACAAATCAGTTGCATTAAGAAGTATCGGTTTACGTACGCTAGGGGTCGCTTCCTTCGTTGATTTGGGTGATTTTATTGCAACGAAGGACAATTTTGAAGGCATTCTTAAAAACGCTAAGAGTGTTAAAGCGACAGAAACCATTATCAGGCTCATGGATGACATAGCAGTTTATAAG TTTGGGCAGAAGAGAGGACATAATCCCACAGCAGTTGAGTGCTACAAGAATCAACATGGCGTCTCCGAGGAAGAGGCAGTTAAAGAGTTGTTGTTAGAAGTTGCTGACAGTTGGAAAGATATAAATGAGGAGCTTCTCAACCCAACGACTGTCCCGTTACCTATGCTTCAGCGGATTCTTTATTTCGCACGTTCAGGCCATTTTATCTACGACGATGGTCATGATCGCTACACcct gtga
- the LOC102608901 gene encoding pentatricopeptide repeat-containing protein At4g04790, mitochondrial-like: MPAADKLLSSLFRSSRKVSAAVERTSNKLTSRAASIDFPLKQFVSAIDTAKEAAAASLSPSAAANSIINSSVKPPKPTSSPAEDPADDDPFWELGPEPDPVPNPNCDNSLKQLSEEIQSLLVADDSDTSSDSIGSNNKNLLDVLQMPWLSTRSNNDNSLLRRREIWRERKQKWVFSNGQTRRFSRIVKLCANQLGTEATFEVFGKMGRENGVKEHNSLIGICIEKARACDDEDVAVEQICRAFQIFNSMKEKGFRLEEVTYGPLLTYFIDMGMIEEFHFFCNTINNGNSSSVPRLGYYEMLLWTKVNDEEKIRELCEQTAAEEDGNYLCFQENYLLALCESDRKTDILQLLETIDIRKISLLDHLASIFKSLGRLLLESDAEKYILAFKTSGIFFVTFC; the protein is encoded by the exons ATGCCAGCCGCGGACAAACTCCTAAGCTCGCTGTTCCGTTCAAGTCGCAAAGTATCCGCCGCGGTCGAAAGAACCTCTAACAAGTTAACATCACGCGCCGCAAGTATCGACTTTCCTTTGAAACAATTCGTCTCTGCTATCGACACCGCGAAGGAGGCGGCGGCTGCGTCGTTGTCTCCTTCTGCCGCCGCTAATTCTATCATCAATTCCTCAGTTAAACCTCCCAAACCCACTAGCTCTCCGGCCGAGGACCCCGCCGACGACGACCCCTTCTGGGAGTTAGGGCCCGAGCCGGACCCTGTCCCGAATCCCAATTGTg ATAATTCGCTCAAACAGCTATCTGAGGAGATCCAATCTCTGTTAGTTG CTGATGATTCAGATACCTCTTCTGATTCAATTGGGTCAAACAACAAAAACCTTTTAGATGTGCTGCAGATGCCATGGCTTTCTACTAGGTCTAATAACGACAATTCACTTCTACGACGAAGAGAAATTTGGCGtgaaaggaaacaaaaatggGTATTCAGTAACGGCCAAACTCGTCGTTTTAGCCGGATAGTCAAGCTTTGTGCAAATCAATTGGGAACTGAAGCTACTTTTGAAGTATTCGGTAAGATGGGGCGAGAAAATGGTGTGAAAGAACACAATTCGTTAATAGGGATTTGTATAGAGAAGGCTAGGGCATGTGATGATGAAGACGTTGCAGTAGAGCAAATTTGCAGggcttttcaaatttttaattcaatgaaGGAGAAGGGGTTTCGGTTAGAAGAGGTAACTTATGGTCCCCTTCTTACATATTTCATTGACATGGGTATGATAGAAGAGTTCCACTTTTTCTGTAATACTATCAACAATGGAAATTCTAGCTCGGTTCCAAGATTGGGTTACTATGAGATGTTGCTTTGGACCAAAGtaaatgatgaagaaaagaTTCGGGAACTCTGCGAACAAACTGCAGCTGAAGAAGATGGAAACTATCTCTGTTTTCAAG AGAACTACCTGTTAGCTCTTTGCGAAAGTGACCGGAAGACTGACATTTTGCAACTTTTGGAGACTATAGacataagaaaaatttcattGCTGGACCATTTGGcaagtatttttaaatcattaggGCGGTTGCTACTGGAGTCCGATGCAGAGAAGTACATATTGGCTTTCAAAACATCtggtattttctttgtaaccTTTTGCTGA